A portion of the Bubalus kerabau isolate K-KA32 ecotype Philippines breed swamp buffalo chromosome 1, PCC_UOA_SB_1v2, whole genome shotgun sequence genome contains these proteins:
- the LOC129634134 gene encoding protein diaphanous homolog 1-like isoform X3, producing the protein MWPVLNQTFLIFPSLAKKDQEGGEEKKSLQKKKVKELKVLDSKTAQNLSIFLGSFRMPYHEIKNVILEVNEAVLTESMIQNLIKQMPEPEQLKMLSELKDEYDDLAESEQFGVVMGAVPRLRPRLNAILFKLQFGEQVENIKPEIVSVTAACEEVRKSENFSSLLEITLLVGNYMNAGSRNAGAFGFNISFLCKLRDTKSTDQKMTLLHFLAELCENDHPEVLKFPDELAHVEKASRVSAENLQKNLDQMKKQISDVERDIQNFPAATDEKDKFVEKMTSFVKDAQEQYNKLRMMHSNMETLYKELGEYFLFDPKKVSVEEFFMDLHNFKNMFVQAVKENQKRRETEEKMRRAKLAKEKAEKERLEKQQKREQLIDMNAEGDETGVMDSLLEALQSGAAFRRKRGPRQDNPSPWEEEEEIYKLASGRQRVQPHLS; encoded by the exons ATGTGGCCTGTCCTTAATCAGACTTTTCTAATCTTTCCCTCACTAGCCAAGAAGGATCAGGAAggtggagaagaaaagaaatctctgcaaaagaaaaaagtgaaagagttaaAGGTGTTGGATTCCAAGACAGCCCAGAATCTCT CAATCTTTTTGGGTTCCTTCCGCATGCCTTATCATGAGATTAAGAATGTCATCCTGGAGGTGAATGAGGCTGTTCTCACTGAGTCCATGATCCAG AACCTCATTAAGCAGATGCCAGAGCCAGAGCAGTTAAAAATGCTTTCTGAACTGAAGGACGAATATGATGATTTGGCTGAGTCAGAGCAGTTTGGTGTGGTG ATGGGTGCAGTACCCCGCCTGCGGCCTCGCCTCAACGCCATCCTCTTCAAGCTGCAGTTCGGGGAGCAGGTGGAGAACATCAAACCCGAGATCGTCTCAGTGACTGCCGCGTGTGAGGAGGTGCGAAAGAGCGAGAACTTCTCTAGCCTCCTGGAGATAACCTTGCTTGTTGGAAACTATATGAATGCTGGCTCCAGGAATGCTGGTGCTTTTGGCTTCAACATCAGCTTCCTTTGTAAG CTTCGAGACACCAAGTCCACAGATCAGAAGATGACATTGTTGCACTTCTTGGCTGAGTTGTGTGAGAATGATCATCCCGAGGTCCTGAAGTTCCCAGACGAGCTTGCCCACGTGGAGAAAGCCAGCCGAG tttctgctgaaaactTGCAAAAGAACCTAgatcagatgaagaaacagatttCCGACGTGGAACGTGATATTCAGAATTTCCCAGCTGCCACAGATGAGAAAGACAAGTTTGTTGAAAAAATGACCA GCTTTGTGAAGGATGCACAGGAACAGTACAACAAGCTGCGGATGATGCACTCTAACATGGAGACGCTCTACAAGGAGCTGGGCGAGTACTTCCTCTTTGACCCCAAGAAGGTGTCTGTGGAAGAATTCTTCATGGATCTGCACAATTTTAAGAATATGTTTGTG CAAGCTGTCAAGGAGAACCAGAAGCGGCGggagacagaggagaagatgCGGCGAGCAAAGCTGGCCAAGGAAAAAGCAGAGAAGGAGCGGTTGGAGAAGCAGCAGAAGAGAGAGCAACTCATAGACATGAATGCTG AGGGTGATGAGACAGGTGTGATGGACAGTCTTCTGGAAGCCCTGCAGTCAGGCGCAGCATTCCGACGGAAGAGAGGACCCCGTCAGG ACAATCCCAgtccctgggaggaggaggaggagatctATAAATTG GCGTCAGGAAGGCAGCGTGTGCAGCCACATCTCAGCTAG
- the LOC129634134 gene encoding protein diaphanous homolog 1-like isoform X2, protein MWPVLNQTFLIFPSLAKKDQEGGEEKKSLQKKKVKELKVLDSKTAQNLSIFLGSFRMPYHEIKNVILEVNEAVLTESMIQNLIKQMPEPEQLKMLSELKDEYDDLAESEQFGVVMGAVPRLRPRLNAILFKLQFGEQVENIKPEIVSVTAACEEVRKSENFSSLLEITLLVGNYMNAGSRNAGAFGFNISFLCKLRDTKSTDQKMTLLHFLAELCENDHPEVLKFPDELAHVEKASRVSAENLQKNLDQMKKQISDVERDIQNFPAATDEKDKFVEKMTSFVKDAQEQYNKLRMMHSNMETLYKELGEYFLFDPKKVSVEEFFMDLHNFKNMFVQAVKENQKRRETEEKMRRAKLAKEKAEKERLEKQQKREQLIDMNAEGDETGVMDSLLEALQSGAAFRRKRGPRQGHLLTGIKVKGRKKFISVCLSFPLPLPSFLLSSPYTDRTLELGPALKISSV, encoded by the exons ATGTGGCCTGTCCTTAATCAGACTTTTCTAATCTTTCCCTCACTAGCCAAGAAGGATCAGGAAggtggagaagaaaagaaatctctgcaaaagaaaaaagtgaaagagttaaAGGTGTTGGATTCCAAGACAGCCCAGAATCTCT CAATCTTTTTGGGTTCCTTCCGCATGCCTTATCATGAGATTAAGAATGTCATCCTGGAGGTGAATGAGGCTGTTCTCACTGAGTCCATGATCCAG AACCTCATTAAGCAGATGCCAGAGCCAGAGCAGTTAAAAATGCTTTCTGAACTGAAGGACGAATATGATGATTTGGCTGAGTCAGAGCAGTTTGGTGTGGTG ATGGGTGCAGTACCCCGCCTGCGGCCTCGCCTCAACGCCATCCTCTTCAAGCTGCAGTTCGGGGAGCAGGTGGAGAACATCAAACCCGAGATCGTCTCAGTGACTGCCGCGTGTGAGGAGGTGCGAAAGAGCGAGAACTTCTCTAGCCTCCTGGAGATAACCTTGCTTGTTGGAAACTATATGAATGCTGGCTCCAGGAATGCTGGTGCTTTTGGCTTCAACATCAGCTTCCTTTGTAAG CTTCGAGACACCAAGTCCACAGATCAGAAGATGACATTGTTGCACTTCTTGGCTGAGTTGTGTGAGAATGATCATCCCGAGGTCCTGAAGTTCCCAGACGAGCTTGCCCACGTGGAGAAAGCCAGCCGAG tttctgctgaaaactTGCAAAAGAACCTAgatcagatgaagaaacagatttCCGACGTGGAACGTGATATTCAGAATTTCCCAGCTGCCACAGATGAGAAAGACAAGTTTGTTGAAAAAATGACCA GCTTTGTGAAGGATGCACAGGAACAGTACAACAAGCTGCGGATGATGCACTCTAACATGGAGACGCTCTACAAGGAGCTGGGCGAGTACTTCCTCTTTGACCCCAAGAAGGTGTCTGTGGAAGAATTCTTCATGGATCTGCACAATTTTAAGAATATGTTTGTG CAAGCTGTCAAGGAGAACCAGAAGCGGCGggagacagaggagaagatgCGGCGAGCAAAGCTGGCCAAGGAAAAAGCAGAGAAGGAGCGGTTGGAGAAGCAGCAGAAGAGAGAGCAACTCATAGACATGAATGCTG AGGGTGATGAGACAGGTGTGATGGACAGTCTTCTGGAAGCCCTGCAGTCAGGCGCAGCATTCCGACGGAAGAGAGGACCCCGTCAGG GCCATCTGCTCACTGGGATAAAagtgaagggaagaaagaaattcaTCTCCGTCTGCCTTTCCTTCCCCCTGCCACTTCCCAGCTTCCTGCTAAGCTCCCCCTACACGGATAGAACCTTAGAGTTGGGACCAGCTCTAAAGATCTCCAGTGTTTAG
- the LOC129634134 gene encoding protein diaphanous homolog 1-like isoform X1: MWPVLNQTFLIFPSLAKKDQEGGEEKKSLQKKKVKELKVLDSKTAQNLSIFLGSFRMPYHEIKNVILEVNEAVLTESMIQNLIKQMPEPEQLKMLSELKDEYDDLAESEQFGVVMGAVPRLRPRLNAILFKLQFGEQVENIKPEIVSVTAACEEVRKSENFSSLLEITLLVGNYMNAGSRNAGAFGFNISFLCKLRDTKSTDQKMTLLHFLAELCENDHPEVLKFPDELAHVEKASRVSAENLQKNLDQMKKQISDVERDIQNFPAATDEKDKFVEKMTSFVKDAQEQYNKLRMMHSNMETLYKELGEYFLFDPKKVSVEEFFMDLHNFKNMFVQAVKENQKRRETEEKMRRAKLAKEKAEKERLEKQQKREQLIDMNAEGDETGVMDSLLEALQSGAAFRRKRGPRQGVRKAACAATSQLVSELTKEDAMTCVPAKLPKSEEVPTILEETTELLGRAS, translated from the exons ATGTGGCCTGTCCTTAATCAGACTTTTCTAATCTTTCCCTCACTAGCCAAGAAGGATCAGGAAggtggagaagaaaagaaatctctgcaaaagaaaaaagtgaaagagttaaAGGTGTTGGATTCCAAGACAGCCCAGAATCTCT CAATCTTTTTGGGTTCCTTCCGCATGCCTTATCATGAGATTAAGAATGTCATCCTGGAGGTGAATGAGGCTGTTCTCACTGAGTCCATGATCCAG AACCTCATTAAGCAGATGCCAGAGCCAGAGCAGTTAAAAATGCTTTCTGAACTGAAGGACGAATATGATGATTTGGCTGAGTCAGAGCAGTTTGGTGTGGTG ATGGGTGCAGTACCCCGCCTGCGGCCTCGCCTCAACGCCATCCTCTTCAAGCTGCAGTTCGGGGAGCAGGTGGAGAACATCAAACCCGAGATCGTCTCAGTGACTGCCGCGTGTGAGGAGGTGCGAAAGAGCGAGAACTTCTCTAGCCTCCTGGAGATAACCTTGCTTGTTGGAAACTATATGAATGCTGGCTCCAGGAATGCTGGTGCTTTTGGCTTCAACATCAGCTTCCTTTGTAAG CTTCGAGACACCAAGTCCACAGATCAGAAGATGACATTGTTGCACTTCTTGGCTGAGTTGTGTGAGAATGATCATCCCGAGGTCCTGAAGTTCCCAGACGAGCTTGCCCACGTGGAGAAAGCCAGCCGAG tttctgctgaaaactTGCAAAAGAACCTAgatcagatgaagaaacagatttCCGACGTGGAACGTGATATTCAGAATTTCCCAGCTGCCACAGATGAGAAAGACAAGTTTGTTGAAAAAATGACCA GCTTTGTGAAGGATGCACAGGAACAGTACAACAAGCTGCGGATGATGCACTCTAACATGGAGACGCTCTACAAGGAGCTGGGCGAGTACTTCCTCTTTGACCCCAAGAAGGTGTCTGTGGAAGAATTCTTCATGGATCTGCACAATTTTAAGAATATGTTTGTG CAAGCTGTCAAGGAGAACCAGAAGCGGCGggagacagaggagaagatgCGGCGAGCAAAGCTGGCCAAGGAAAAAGCAGAGAAGGAGCGGTTGGAGAAGCAGCAGAAGAGAGAGCAACTCATAGACATGAATGCTG AGGGTGATGAGACAGGTGTGATGGACAGTCTTCTGGAAGCCCTGCAGTCAGGCGCAGCATTCCGACGGAAGAGAGGACCCCGTCAGG GCGTCAGGAAGGCAGCGTGTGCAGCCACATCTCAGCTAGTCTCAGAGCTGACCAAGGAGGATGCCATGACCTGTGTTCCTGCCAAGTTGCCTAAGAGTGAGGAAGTCCCCACCATCCTTGAGGAGACCACAGAGTTGCTCGGCCGTGCAAGCTAA